TGGTGCTGATCAGTTTATCAGTCATTATTACTATAGCCGATATACATGTCATGAAGATTCCGAACTGGATTTTGCTGTTCTTTTTGCCGATTCTGGTAGTACTGGTATTGCTGTTCCCGTTCACCTCATTATGGAGCCACCTCGCAGGCGGGATTGGCGGTGGACTGATTTTGCTCATTGCGGCGCTAGCTAGTCGCGGCGGTATGGGTATGGGAGACATCAAATTATTTGCGTTATATGGTTGGGTGCTAGGCTTGTCTAGTATGCTGGTCGCGCTTTTTACAGGTTGTCTGCTGGGCTTGATCGCCGGGCTCATTCTACGCTCCATTGGCAAAAATGGCAAACAGCAGCCGATTCCATTCGGTCCCTTTCTAGCTGCTGGTACACTGATCGCCTACGTATACGGACCATCCATTATCAGCGGGTATCTCTCGCTGTTCGCATAGGAGGAAAGCATCGCATATGCTGCAATTCAAATCATCGACACATGCAGGTCTATCGATCGAACAAACCGGTATCCGCTATGTTTCCCTAAAAAAGAAAAAGCAGTGGGAGTTAGAGCAGAAACGGTTTCTCCCGCTGCCCGCTGGTGTTATCGTCGAAAACCAAATCGAAGATGAAGAAACACTACGTCAGCTGCTGCGCGGCTGGATTGCAAAGGAAGGGCTAAAGGGCAAATCAGTATCCTTATCCATTCCGCCGTCTCGCATTCTCGTGCGCACGATGAGCATTCCAGTTTCATCTGTCAAACAAGCGGCACAGCTCGTTCAGCTTGAAGTGGAAACAGGCATGCACCTTCCCTTTGAAGACCCAGTATATGATTATATTGTGACGGGTACGGATGCAGACGAAGCGCATTTGCTCGTATTTGCTGCGCCCAGTCAGA
The DNA window shown above is from Paenibacillus sp. JQZ6Y-1 and carries:
- a CDS encoding prepilin peptidase, which produces MTILIGIYMLILGMVLGSFYNVVALRVPAGESVIHPPSRCPHCGTRLTAADMVPVFSYIWSRGRCRHCEAPVSMLYPAGEAITGLLFLWMYLEYGWSMDTLTGLVLISLSVIITIADIHVMKIPNWILLFFLPILVVLVLLFPFTSLWSHLAGGIGGGLILLIAALASRGGMGMGDIKLFALYGWVLGLSSMLVALFTGCLLGLIAGLILRSIGKNGKQQPIPFGPFLAAGTLIAYVYGPSIISGYLSLFA